The window GGCTCCGACGCCGACGATGAAGTTCAGAGTGTCCCAGCCGCGGCCGGCTTCGTAAGTGTAGATCCGTCGGGGCATGCCGAGCAGACCGGGGACGTGCATGAAGTCGAACGTGAGGTGAAAGCCGATGAGGAAGAGCCAGAAGTGCCACTTGCCGAGCGTGTCGCTCATCATCTTGCCGGTGACTTTGGGATACCAGTAGTAGAAGGCGCCGAAGAGCGAGAAGACGATCGCTCCGACGAGCACGTAGTGGAAGTGGGCGACGACAAAGTAGGAGGCGCTGAGCTGCCAGTCGAACGGAGCGGCCGAGAGCATGATGCCGGTAAGACCGGCGATGAGGAACTGGAAGAGGAAGCCGACCATGAACATCATGGGGACGGCGAAGATGATCTTTCCTCCCCAGATGGTAGCGAGCCAGTTGAAGATCTTGATTCCGGTGGGCACCGAGATGACCATGGTGGCGAAGACAAAGAAGGTGTTGCCGGCCGGGCCCATCCCAACGGTAAACATGTGGTGCGCCCACACGCTGAGGCTGATGAAGCCGATCGCGACCGATGCCGCAACCATGGCGGGGTATCCGAACATGGCTTTGCGGGAGAAGACGGGGATGACCTCGTTGGCGAAGGCGAAGGCTGGGAGAACGAGGACATACACCTCGGGATGGCCGAAGATCCAGAAGAAGTGCATCCAGAGAATTGCGGAGCCACCGGCCTGGGTATCGAAGAAGTGCGCGCCAAGATAGCGGTCGAGCGTGAGCATGACCTGTGCTGCGGTAAGCGGACTGACGGCGACAAAGACGAGGCCGGACATGACGAGATAGAGCCAGGGAAGCAGAGGCATGCGGCTCATCTTCATGCCCTTGCAGCGCATGCAGATGATGGTGGTTACGATGTTGAGTGCGGTTCCGATGCTTCCTACGCCGCTGAGGAAGACGGCCAGCGTCCAGTAGTCGGTGCTGTGGCCCGGAGAGAATACTTTGGATGTCAGCGGAGCGTAGGCGAACCAGCCGACGTCGGGTGCAGAGCCTGCAGCGTAGAGGCCGCTTGCACCGAAGTAGCTGAAGTACAAGAGGATGCCAGCGAAGGCGGAGATCCAGAAGCTGAAGGCGTTCAGTCGGGGGAAAGCCATGTCGCGCGCGCCGATCATGAGCGGGACGAGATAGTTTCCCATGCCGAAGAGGATGGGCATTCCCATGAAGAAGACCATGGTGGTGCCGTGCATGGTAAAGAGCTGGTTGAAGACCTGGGGTGAGACGAAGTGATTGTTCGGGATGGCCAGCTGGATTCGCATCAGGATCGCTTCAAAGCCAGCGACGACCAGAAATATGAGGGCGTAGACGATGTACATCAACCCTATTTTTTTGTGATCGACTGTCGTCAGCCACTCGTAGATGACGTTGACTGGTGGCTTGCCCTGAGTTTCCAGAGTCTCGTCGATTGCTTCCAATACAGGAGTTGTGGTCATACTGCGCTTCTTTCCAGTAGAGGGTTAGTGAAGCTGAGAGAGATATGCCGTGATGACGTCGAGATCATGATCGTCTAAGTGCATCGACGGCATCAACGAGCCCGGCTTCATGGAGTTTGGATCTTCGACCCACTTTCTTAGATTTTCCGGTGTGTTCTGAATGGGGCCTGAGGCGATGGTGTCGCGGCTGGCGAGGTGGGTCAGGTCAGGGCCGAAGCGGCCGGTGGCGACGGTACCCTTGACGGTGTGGCAGTTGATGCAGGCGTTCTTCATGAAGACGGACTGGCCTTCGGTGGCGGCTGGGTTGCCGGGGAACTCCTGCTGGGCTGGCTTCTTCTGCTGCTCGATCCAGGCTGCAAACTCCTGTGGCGTCTGGGCGTAGACGCGAAGGAGCATCTTCGCGTGCTGGGTTCCGCAGTATTGAGCGCACTGGCCGAGATAGAGGCCAGTTGCCTGGGGATCGATCCACATTGTATTGATGCGATTTGGAAGCAGGTCCGTCTTGCCCGCGAGACGCGGTATCCAGAAGCTGTGGTCCACGTCTGCAGACGACATGGTGAGATACGTGGGGGTCGGAGTTGCCGGATCGCTGATGGGTACGTGCAGTTCGTTGGCGGTGACAACGCCGAGTTTGGGGTAGTTATACTCCCACCAGAACTGATGGCCGATGACGGTTACGTCCATGGCGCTCGCGGGCTTGGGGATCGCCTCGGTTCCGAGGATGACACGCGTGGTGGTGAGGAAGAGCGTAACTACGATGAGGATCGGGATGACGGTCCAGGAGAGCTCGATCTGATTGCTTCCGTAGATTTGTGCGGGCTCGCGGTCTGAGTCTGTCGATCGATGCCGGAAGCGAATCAACGCATAGAGCAACAGGCCTGCGACGATCAGAAAGATAACTAACGTGATCGAGAGCACAAGCATGGAAAGGCCGAAGATGTCGCGCGCTGGCGTACCTGCGGGGTCGAAGATGTTCGTTGGAGACTGTGCGAAGGTCGTGGCGGCTACGAGAGGCAGGCAGTATGTCGAAGCATGCAGAAAGCGAGCGAACCCACACCTGGGCTCAGTCACATTTGCCGTCGGACATTTGATTGAAAGAGACAATGCAGCTCAACCTCGATACGTGTAGTTGGAAGACTGTTGAACGAGGGCTATGTGTCTGAAACGATGTTAACCCAATCAAGCCTTTCGAGTTCGTAATTCTCAAAAAAATTGCAGCTTCATGACATTTGCGGCCTTAGATGATGATGATGGAGGAACGGCGTCAAACCTTGGAGGAGAAATTTTGACTTATTGGCAGAGACGACTTATTGGCAGAGACCTTGTGAAGGGCCGGGGTCGAAAGCGAGACGGACGTCGTTCCTTAGGATTCTCGTCGTTGCGATTAGTAAGGTTGCTATCTTCATGCTCTCAACGGTGCAGTGGCTCGCTCGGCTCAGCGTTGGTTGCGGGCACGATTCTTTCCGTGATGGATCAGCCCTCTATGTCGCGGGCCATAGCATAACCCACGCTGCAAAGGCGTTTGCAGTCTTCTCGGCGTATCTCTGCGAGGGACCTATCCCATCAAGTATGCAGGGTATAATTAGCTTTAAAGCGGGAGTAGTTCAGTGGCAGAACGTCAGCTTCCCAAGCTGAATGTCGCCGGTTCGATCCCGGTCTCCCGCTCCAGGTTTCAACCCACCCTCATCCGGATATTCAGTC is drawn from Edaphobacter lichenicola and contains these coding sequences:
- the coxB gene encoding cytochrome c oxidase subunit II yields the protein MTEPRCGFARFLHASTYCLPLVAATTFAQSPTNIFDPAGTPARDIFGLSMLVLSITLVIFLIVAGLLLYALIRFRHRSTDSDREPAQIYGSNQIELSWTVIPILIVVTLFLTTTRVILGTEAIPKPASAMDVTVIGHQFWWEYNYPKLGVVTANELHVPISDPATPTPTYLTMSSADVDHSFWIPRLAGKTDLLPNRINTMWIDPQATGLYLGQCAQYCGTQHAKMLLRVYAQTPQEFAAWIEQQKKPAQQEFPGNPAATEGQSVFMKNACINCHTVKGTVATGRFGPDLTHLASRDTIASGPIQNTPENLRKWVEDPNSMKPGSLMPSMHLDDHDLDVITAYLSQLH
- the ctaD gene encoding cytochrome c oxidase subunit I, giving the protein MTTTPVLEAIDETLETQGKPPVNVIYEWLTTVDHKKIGLMYIVYALIFLVVAGFEAILMRIQLAIPNNHFVSPQVFNQLFTMHGTTMVFFMGMPILFGMGNYLVPLMIGARDMAFPRLNAFSFWISAFAGILLYFSYFGASGLYAAGSAPDVGWFAYAPLTSKVFSPGHSTDYWTLAVFLSGVGSIGTALNIVTTIICMRCKGMKMSRMPLLPWLYLVMSGLVFVAVSPLTAAQVMLTLDRYLGAHFFDTQAGGSAILWMHFFWIFGHPEVYVLVLPAFAFANEVIPVFSRKAMFGYPAMVAASVAIGFISLSVWAHHMFTVGMGPAGNTFFVFATMVISVPTGIKIFNWLATIWGGKIIFAVPMMFMVGFLFQFLIAGLTGIMLSAAPFDWQLSASYFVVAHFHYVLVGAIVFSLFGAFYYWYPKVTGKMMSDTLGKWHFWLFLIGFHLTFDFMHVPGLLGMPRRIYTYEAGRGWDTLNFIVGVGAIFQAAGTLVLVYNMIHSYYKGKEAGHDPWDAWTLEWSVPSPPPSYNFAIEPTVNSRRPLWDLKHPEDPDSDYE